Genomic window (Planococcus sp. MSAK28401):
GCCTTGTTTACAACTTATGGGAATCCGATATTTTCGGACTTGCGTTCTTCGCCCTGCTAGCTGCAGCATCTCGTCGGGAAGATTTCGGCTTATCAGATGACGGTGAAACTTTATGATCCGCCTTTACCAGCCAGGCGACGAAATCGGCATTAACGCCCTTTATGAAAAAGTATTCGGTAAAAAGCGCTCACTTGCTGAATGGCAATGGAAATTCGAAAGTTTTCCAGAGAGTTCCACGATTGTCGTTTCCGAAGAAGACGGCTTTATCAATGGCCATGCCGCTTTCTTGAAAGTCACATCACGCCAGCAAGGAACGGAATTGCTGCTCGGCGAACGGGTCGATATTATGGTCGATCCAGATTTCCAAGGCCGCGGCATCTACAAGCAAATCGTTTCCCGCATGATTCAGGAATGTGAAACAGAAGGGCTCGATATCCTGTACGGCTTTCCTGCCGAAACAGCGAAGCAAGTGTTCATGAAAATAGCAGGCGGTAAAGACCTCGGAAATGTCCCGCGCTTTCTTGCGGTCAATAAACCAGGAGCTTTGCTTGCGTCGAAGGTCGGCAAGCTGAGAGCCATCCAATCGCCACTCGACAAAGTATTTTCTATCAGTGTTCCAAAAAAGAGCACACACCAATTACGTGAACTTGGCGACCGTCTGCCAGTAGCGGAAATGCTATATAACCGCTTTGAAAACCAGTACCCGCTTCACGCCAAACGCAACGGCGGATATATTCAGCGCCGCTTCCTCGACCATCCGACGAAAAATTACCAAGTATATACGCTGGAGCAGAATGGCTATGCCGAAGGGTATTGCGTGCTGCACGAGGAAACGAAAGCGAATGGTGTGACATTTACAACGATTGTGG
Coding sequences:
- a CDS encoding GNAT family N-acetyltransferase, translating into MIRLYQPGDEIGINALYEKVFGKKRSLAEWQWKFESFPESSTIVVSEEDGFINGHAAFLKVTSRQQGTELLLGERVDIMVDPDFQGRGIYKQIVSRMIQECETEGLDILYGFPAETAKQVFMKIAGGKDLGNVPRFLAVNKPGALLASKVGKLRAIQSPLDKVFSISVPKKSTHQLRELGDRLPVAEMLYNRFENQYPLHAKRNGGYIQRRFLDHPTKNYQVYTLEQNGYAEGYCVLHEETKANGVTFTTIVDLFGPNDEAIIADQLKAIRRFTKADALNCWAVPDSPRYRALKKAGFFHINSPMPFVIKDFTGTGSYDELADWHLSQSDVDSY